From one Parambassis ranga chromosome 5, fParRan2.1, whole genome shotgun sequence genomic stretch:
- the ddit3 gene encoding DNA damage-inducible transcript 3 protein produces MTAEWLHLPPPYPPGVGPLYGAELEAWYEDLQDILGSDTGGAKLARAPTCTEKEPEFLDVLESCSLTWLTDGSQSWGEGVQRATEEIHSTQPLHHTSSSSSSSSSSCMSPAVAEERQVEAESGRSGDSSTGGGSDLLPPEFFELLSEGGVGMVDTSGAVISGGYYYHHHQHHQANNVHPASPSASEEELPCVPDSPSCSSSASQSPSQNCSSPSSPVSSPSVYPSSRLGKRKRTTSERANCALSSFASSTQRSSYSSTKKSRKEREQENERKVQELTEQNERLKAEIERLGEEVQRTRRALIERLVNTRK; encoded by the exons ATGACTGCCGAGTGGCTACACCTGCCCCCGCCGTACCCCCCTGGTGTGGGGCCATTGTATGGTGCAGAGTTGGAGGCGTGGTATGAGGACCTGCAGGATATTCTGGGCTCTGACACAGGAGGGGCAAAACTGGCACGTGCCCCCACATGCACCGAG AAGGAGCCGGAGTTTCTGGATGTTCTGGAGAGTTGTTCTCTGACATGGTTGACTGACGGAAGCCAGTCATGGGGCGAGGGTGTCCAGAGGGCAACAGAGGAGATCCACAGCACCCAGCCTCTGCATCacacctcatcatcatcctcctcttcctcctcctcctgcatgaGTCCAGCTGTTGCAGAGGAGCGGCAGGTAGAGGCTGAGAGTGGGAGAAGTGGAGATAGCTcgacaggaggaggcagtgaCCTGCTGCCTCCAGAGTTCTTTGAGTTGCTGAGTGAAGGAGGAGTGGGAATGGTGGATACGAGCGGAGCAGTGATCAGCGGTGGCTATTATTACCACCACCATCAACACCACCAGGCTAATAATGTCCACCCTGCATCTCCCTCAGCCAGTGAAGAGGAACTGCCCTGTGTCCCAGATTCTCCATCCTGCTCCTCTTCAGCTTCACAGTCACCATCTCAAAATTGCTCTTCTCCATCTTCACCTGTCTCTTCCCCTTCCGTCTACCCATCCTCCCGCCTGGGAAAACGTAAGAGGACCACCAGCGAGAGGGCCAACTGTGCCTTGTCCTCTTTCGCCTCCTCCACTCAGCGCTCGTCCTACTCGTCTACCAAAAAGAGTCGCAAAGAAAGGGAGCAGGAGAACGAGAGGAAGGTACAGGAGCTGACAGAGCAGAACGAGCGTTTGAAAGCAGAGATTGAAAGGCTGGGAGAGGAAGTGCAGAGGACGCGAAGAGCCCTGATAGAGAGACTAGTCAACACCAGGAAATGA
- the dctn2 gene encoding dynactin subunit 2 isoform X2 yields the protein MADPKYANLPGIAFNEPDVYETGDLPEDDQAQFESEELCSDSVERIVVNPNAAYDKFKDKHVSTKGLDFSDRISRSRRVGYESGEFEILGEGCGVKETPQQKYQRLVNEIQELTQEVDTIQAATKESSAEERLTPVVLAQHAAQLKQQLVSAHLDTLLGPQAHINLADPDGALARRLLTQLEAVKGSRGSAAGDSKPTVSAKGPDGVVLYELHSRPEQEKFNESAKMAELEKRLAELEMAVGSGSDKQGPLSAGVQGASLMDTIEILQAKVSALDSATLDQVEARLQSVLGKMNEIAKHKAAIEDAETQNKVSQLYDVVQKWDAVSTSIPQVVQRLVAVKELHEQAMQFGQLLTHLDTTQQMINNSLKDNNTLLTQVQQTMKENLVAIEENFAALDQRMKKVSK from the exons GAGGAGCTTTGCAGTGACAGCGTGGAGAGGATTGTGGTCAACCCCAATGCAGCCTATGACAAGTTCAAAGACAAGCATGTCAGCACTAAGGGACTTG ACTTCTCAGACAGAATCAGTAGAAGCAGGCGAGTGGGCTATGAGTCTGGAGAATTTGAAATT CTTGGAGAGGGCTGCGGAGTAAAGGAGACGCCCCAGCAGAAGTATCAGCGCCTGGTGAACGAGATCCAGGAACTCACTCAGGAGGTGGACACCATCCAG GCTGCTACAAAGGAAAGCAGTGCAGAGGAGCGCCTCACTCCGGTTGTACTTGCCCAGCATGCAGCtcagctcaaacagcagctggTGTCTGCCCATCTCGACACACTGCTGGGACCACAGGCACATATCAACCTGGCTGATCCAGATGGAGCTCTGGCCAG GCGTCTGCTCACTCAGCTGGAAGCAGTGAAGGGCAGCCGTGGCAGCGCTGCAGGAGACAGCAAGCCAACGGTATCAGCTAAGGGCCCAGATGGAGTGGTCCTCTATGAGCTGCACAGTAGACCAGAGCAAGAAAAATTCAACGAGTCTGCCAAG ATGGCGGAATTGGAGAAGCGTCTAGCTGAGCTGGAGATGGCTGTTGGCTCAGGATCAGACaagcag GGACCTCTCAGTGCTGGTGTACAAGGAGCCAGTTTGATG GACACCATCGAGATCCTGCAGGCAAAAGTCAGCGCTCTGGACTCTGCTACTCTGGATCAAGTGGAGGCAAGACTGCAG AGTGTCCTTGGGAAGATGAACGAGATTGCTAAACACAAGGCAGCCATTGAGgatgcagaaacacaaaacaag GTGTCACAGCTGTATGACGTGGTGCAGAAGTGGGATGCTGTGTCCACCTCCATACCTCAGGTGGTGCAGCGGCTTGTTGCTGTCAAGGAGCTGCACGAACAAG CAATGCAGTTTGGCCAGCTGCTGACTCACCTGGATACCACTCAGCAGATGATCAACAACTCTCTGAAAGACAACAACACCCTGCTAACACAG GTCCAGCAAACAATGAAGGAAAATCTGGTGGCTATCGAGGAGAACTTTGCTGCACTAGATCAGCGGATGAAGAAGGTTTCTAAATAA
- the dctn2 gene encoding dynactin subunit 2 isoform X1: protein MADPKYANLPGIAFNEPDVYETGDLPEDDQAQFESELEELCSDSVERIVVNPNAAYDKFKDKHVSTKGLDFSDRISRSRRVGYESGEFEILGEGCGVKETPQQKYQRLVNEIQELTQEVDTIQAATKESSAEERLTPVVLAQHAAQLKQQLVSAHLDTLLGPQAHINLADPDGALARRLLTQLEAVKGSRGSAAGDSKPTVSAKGPDGVVLYELHSRPEQEKFNESAKMAELEKRLAELEMAVGSGSDKQGPLSAGVQGASLMDTIEILQAKVSALDSATLDQVEARLQSVLGKMNEIAKHKAAIEDAETQNKVSQLYDVVQKWDAVSTSIPQVVQRLVAVKELHEQAMQFGQLLTHLDTTQQMINNSLKDNNTLLTQVQQTMKENLVAIEENFAALDQRMKKVSK, encoded by the exons GAGCTG GAGGAGCTTTGCAGTGACAGCGTGGAGAGGATTGTGGTCAACCCCAATGCAGCCTATGACAAGTTCAAAGACAAGCATGTCAGCACTAAGGGACTTG ACTTCTCAGACAGAATCAGTAGAAGCAGGCGAGTGGGCTATGAGTCTGGAGAATTTGAAATT CTTGGAGAGGGCTGCGGAGTAAAGGAGACGCCCCAGCAGAAGTATCAGCGCCTGGTGAACGAGATCCAGGAACTCACTCAGGAGGTGGACACCATCCAG GCTGCTACAAAGGAAAGCAGTGCAGAGGAGCGCCTCACTCCGGTTGTACTTGCCCAGCATGCAGCtcagctcaaacagcagctggTGTCTGCCCATCTCGACACACTGCTGGGACCACAGGCACATATCAACCTGGCTGATCCAGATGGAGCTCTGGCCAG GCGTCTGCTCACTCAGCTGGAAGCAGTGAAGGGCAGCCGTGGCAGCGCTGCAGGAGACAGCAAGCCAACGGTATCAGCTAAGGGCCCAGATGGAGTGGTCCTCTATGAGCTGCACAGTAGACCAGAGCAAGAAAAATTCAACGAGTCTGCCAAG ATGGCGGAATTGGAGAAGCGTCTAGCTGAGCTGGAGATGGCTGTTGGCTCAGGATCAGACaagcag GGACCTCTCAGTGCTGGTGTACAAGGAGCCAGTTTGATG GACACCATCGAGATCCTGCAGGCAAAAGTCAGCGCTCTGGACTCTGCTACTCTGGATCAAGTGGAGGCAAGACTGCAG AGTGTCCTTGGGAAGATGAACGAGATTGCTAAACACAAGGCAGCCATTGAGgatgcagaaacacaaaacaag GTGTCACAGCTGTATGACGTGGTGCAGAAGTGGGATGCTGTGTCCACCTCCATACCTCAGGTGGTGCAGCGGCTTGTTGCTGTCAAGGAGCTGCACGAACAAG CAATGCAGTTTGGCCAGCTGCTGACTCACCTGGATACCACTCAGCAGATGATCAACAACTCTCTGAAAGACAACAACACCCTGCTAACACAG GTCCAGCAAACAATGAAGGAAAATCTGGTGGCTATCGAGGAGAACTTTGCTGCACTAGATCAGCGGATGAAGAAGGTTTCTAAATAA